In Monodelphis domestica isolate mMonDom1 chromosome 4, mMonDom1.pri, whole genome shotgun sequence, one DNA window encodes the following:
- the LOC100024435 gene encoding olfactory receptor 56A1, translating into MAPANNSLPVALSEFLLICFPGYQSWQHWLSLPLILLFILAMAANATLLLTIWLEVSLHEPMYYLLSLLSLLDIVLCLTVIPKVLVIFWFDLRAISFSACFLQMFIMNSFLPMESCTFMVMAYDRYVAICQPLRYPSIITDQFVVKASVFIVARNALIFAPIPILSSRLHYCGKNIIENCICANLSVSRLSCDNFTLNRIYQFVAGWAILGSDLILIIISYTFILRAVLRIKAEGAAAKALSTCGSHFILILFFSTILLVVVLTNVARKKVPMDVLILLNVLHHLIPPALNPIVYGVRTKEIKQGIQKLLKRRV; encoded by the coding sequence ATGGCACCTGCCAACAACAGCTTACCTGTTGCTCTCTCTGAGTTCCTCCTCATCTGTTTCCCTGGCTATCAGAGCTGGCAACACTGGCTCTCCCTGCCTCTGATCCTGCTCTTCATCTTGGCCATGGCGGCCAATGCTACGCTTCTGCTCACCATCTGGTTAGAAGTCTCTCTTCATGAGCCCATGTACTACCTGCTCAGCCTGCTCTCCCTGCTGGATATTGTGCTCTGTCTCACCGTCATCCCCAAGGTGCTGGTTATCTTCTGGTTTGATCTCAGAGCCATCAGCTTTTCTGCCTGTTTCCTCCAAATGTTCATTATGAACAGTTTCCTTCCTATGGAGTCCTGCACCTTTATGGTCATGGCATATGATCGCTATGTGGCTATTTGCCAACCTCTGCGCTATCCCTCCATCATCACTGATCAATTTGTGGTAAAGGCTAGTGTATTCATTGTGGCCAGAAATGCTCTTATATTTGCACCCATTCCAATACTATCTTCCCGACTTCATTATTGtggaaaaaatataattgagaactGCATCTGTGCCAATTTATCCGTGTCTAGACTCTCCTGTGACAATTTTACTCTCAACCGAATTTATCAGTTTGTGGCTGGCTGGGCTATACTTGGCTCTGACCTAAtactcatcatcatttcttataccttTATCCTGCGAGCTGTGCTAAGGATCAAGGCTGAGGGGGCTGCAGCCAAGGCCCTGAGCACATGTGGCTCCCACTTTATTCTCATCCTCTTCTTCAGTACCATTTTGCTGGTTGTTGTTCTGACAAATGTGGCCAGGAAGAAAGTTCCCATGGATGTCCTTATCCTTCTCAATGTCCTTCATCATCTTATCCCCCCAGCCCTGAATCCCATTGTCTATGGTGTGAGGACCAAAGAGATTAAACAGGGGATCCAGAAGTTACTGAAAAGAAGAGTATGA